In Heteronotia binoei isolate CCM8104 ecotype False Entrance Well chromosome 21, APGP_CSIRO_Hbin_v1, whole genome shotgun sequence, the DNA window ttttaagaggggacagaccactgcctctttaagaggtgtgggaaagatcccttcaatcagggacctattgatgatgtcctgtagtggttcacgtagccacgtttggctagcctttataagccaagacgggcacggatctaacctacaggtcgtagggcgtacggctgcaaggatcctgtcgacttcctccagactgagtggactgaaggaatccagaattgaaccagaagacgtgctcggtgccccaagttcatctactgtattaattatggcgggtaggtcgtgtcggagtgacgagaccttaactgtgaaatagctcgcaaaagcctcacagcctatttccaattctctactattttgtttgccctgcggcaattctgttaatgaccgaattatactaaacaattgtgctgggcgcgaggtcgcagatgcgattctggatgcaaagtgtttcttctttgcagtccgaatagccatctcataggccctcataaatgacctatatgatgttctcgtagctttgccacgagcgcgacgccattgtctctctagtcgtcttaatcgtcgtttcatcgatcgcagcaccggggtataccacggagtggatcgtgatcgaggatgaagaggacgtctgggggcgatttcgtcgatggcctcggagagccggttgttccaggtctccaccagtccatccaacgagtcgctggtaggccaagggtcctgcatagccatctgaagccgcaatgggtccatctgactacgcgggcgagccaaaatctgctcaccgcctaaacgggacaggggtggtatgtccacatgggccttcaggacctggtggtcagaccatggcactgcctcagcagatatctgacccactgttactcccgccgcgaagatcaggtctagtgtgtgcccagcctggtgtgtgggcgctgttacatattgggaaagtcccagtgctgccatggaaagcactaggtctgtCGCGCGAGTGGAACAAGCACGTGGACAATGGTGACCCAGTAGATATCACATATCTAGActttcagaaggcttttgataaggtactTCACCAAAGATTcctcctgagtaaatttagcagtcatgggataagataggttctcttatggattaaaaactggttaaatgacaggaagaaaagaGTAGGAAGCAGTGGACAGTTCTcacagtggaaggaaggaaggaagcagtggggttccacaaggatcagtattgggaccagtactatttaatttgaGTAGTGAAtaagtgtagtggccaagtttgcagattacacaGAATTATTCAGGATGGGGAAGACTGTGTGTTAGGGATTACTAGGAAAAGGATTGAGACTGAAAcaaccaatattgtaatgcccctgtctAGATCTGTGgtttggcctcatttggaatacattGTACAGTTCTCGTCACCATGTCTCAGAAAGGACAttgtagagctggaaaaagtacagatgaTGGCAACCAGGATGATTAAGGATttggagcatcttccctatgaggaaaggctgaagagcccTGGAACTTTTCAGTTAAGAAAAGAGACGACTAAAGGGGATGGAGGTTAATACAATTATGCATAGGGGGAGTGAATTGatgaagagaaatttttctctttcttgcaaaatattggaacttgagggcatccaatgaaactaatGGTCAGCAGGTTCCAGATGGacgaaaggaaatactgctttacacagaagaatttcacacagcctaagtattccggtatggcagctggccagttactgaacagtaacgggtttctgatGTCGTTTCAGACAGACCCgtttcagtaactggctgctactggaataTTTTTACCAGTTCTCACAATCCTGCAGCTGTCCTGGCACTGAGGCATGCCTCAGTCATTGACAAAAAGCAGCTTCCTCCAGTTTTCAACCCATCTTAGGTTGAAATCGCTACGGTAGGCTATGTGAAATGCCCCATAGCGTTCTGGGAGCACCGCCATTTTCACACccgcacttttttttttaacattgggCTAAGAGCACTATAGCACTATAATAAAGCATCAAAACAGTGAAATAGTACCAGCACTGGGATGCCTGAGATCACTGCTGTTGGCACTTGGTAACCAGCACCTCATTGGATGCAAAATTcatgggagatcagggcaccaggcactGGTCTGTcagctgttgctaacccttccatGCAACTTGGTATTTCTGTAACAGTAATTTGTCTGGCATATAATTTGCTCAGGGAGGAATTTTAATAAAGGGGACAAAACATGCTTCTGTGCCGCTTTGTGTGGTGTGAACATgaatgggtgcacatcaggcaaCATCTGTCTCAGCAATCACTGATGGTCTGATCTCCTGCCTAAACCTGCTGTCCTATGGGCAACTTCTCTCCAGGTGGCAGCAGCCCCTTCCCCACGTATATGTGTGCCTCATACTCAGCTAGAAACCCATCACTTCTGAGATTGGTACCTTTGAGGACCTggcctttaactttctgcctagtaTCCTACTTTTTTTCTTCAGGACCACACAGCTTCATTTCCCAatgtcattggtgccaacatgctcTAGGATTGCTGCcttctccccagcactatctGTCAACCTATCTAGACAGCATGTGATGCCCGCAACcctcgcaccaggcaggcaagtcaccatgcagTCAAAACACCTGTCACAGACCCCACTCCCAATATTCCTAATAACTGAATCATCCACTACCAAAAAGCATACCTCCCCTCAACTCCAGAGGAATTGCCTTGGTATGAGACAATATTGGTCTGTCACCCAAGGAAGGGGGACCCTCTAAGGGATCCCATCCCTCCTCCTCAGACTGACATATTCGCAAGACTTTCACTCTGCACagcagcagaagagctgtcagCACAAGAATGGGACTGTTCTGGTAAGTCCCTGAAGATTTCATCTCCAAACCTCTTTCTCTCTGCCTCAGCTTCTCCAGGGGGGCAAACCTAGCCTCAAAGGAATGGAACCTGTTCCCTgagaatggtgtagtggttaagtgtgcagactctttatctgggagaaccgggtttgatttcccattcttccacatgcagctactggaatggccttgggtcagcaatagctctcacagagctgtccttgaaagggcagcttctgggagagttctctcagccccacccacttcacaagggtgtctggtgtggcggggagggagagtaaaggagattgtaagccgctctgagattcagagtgaagggcggggtataaatccgatatcatcatcatcttcatgatTTTTGCCCAGTGGGTAGAGAATCACagactcacagagttggaaggggccatacagaccatctagtccaaccccttgctcaatgcaggatcatctagagcatccctgacacgTGTTTGTCTAGCTGCTGCTGAAAGACAaccagtgaggggaagctcaccacctccctaggtagctgattctacTGTTGAACAACAACTACTGTAAAAaatgttttcctaatatccaactGGCAACTTCCAGCCATTAagttaaacccattattgcaggTCATACATGCGGCACTCCCTGCAAAACATTGGATAGCCCCCATTCCCCTCCTGGCTTTCTACCTACATAATTAGTTGACCCTAGCTGGCTGAGGCACATGAATTTAAGCTAGTTATGGATTCAGTGTATGGATTATAGTTTAATGCTTTCAGGTAAAAACAGATTTTTACTGACCTGAACGATCACTGCCCTCTCCCTGAGGCAGATCTGAACTCCTCCTATGCTTCCCTCCAACATTCCATCCCCACAAAATAGACTCCGCTGACTACCTGTttttcccaaagggtgattaacatgtggaattcactgccacaggaggtggtggcggccacaagtatagccaccttcaagaggggtttagataaaaatatggagcacaggtccatcagtggctattagccacagtgtatgtgtgtatataaaattttttgccactgtgtgacacagagtgttggacttgatgggccgttggcctgatccaacatggcttctcttatgttcttatgtcccttcAGAGGCAGAACAGCCAGCTGTCTTGTCAATACAGACAGTAGGCATAAATGGACAGATAGCAGCAGGGGGAAGTGAGCAGtagggtcccacaaggatcagtattggggccagtactggccagatttgcagatgataccaactTATTCAGGAGGGTGAAAACCAAGGTGAATTGTGAAGAGCTACAGGAGAATCTCTAGAAATGTGGTGAGTGGGCATTCAcctggcaaatgaagttcagtgggCAACTGTAAGGTGATAAATACTagaacaaaaaaacccttaattGTAAATATATGCTGATGGGATTGAGACTAAAAGAGTTCTTGGGGCTGTAGTAGAAAGCTcgatgaaaatgtcaacccagtgtatggcagcagtgaaaaaggcaaactgctAGGAATTTTCAGGAATGGGATTGAAGATGACCAATATTGTAATGGCGCTGTATAAAGCTATGGCGTGGCCTCAGGAAGAACACTATGTGTAGTTCTCAAAAAGTATGTGACAGAGCTGGAAAATACACAGAGGAGggtaaccaagatgattaagcctatgaggaaaggctggagagtctgggagttttcaggctgagagtgggggagggggggaatggttAAGGAGACacatgatacaggtttataaaattacataTGGCATGAAGAAAGTGGAAAGAGGTGTTTTTTCTCCCTGTCTCATAGTGATGCCTAATGAAATTTTTTGGGAAATAGGTTCaagatagacaaaaggaaatacttcttggctcattgagtaattaaattgtgagattcactgccagtggaggtGGTGATGACCATGAGCATGGATAGCTTTAAAATGAGGTTagtcagattcatggaggagaggtccatccgTAGCTGCTGGCTATGATGACTGAATGGAACCTCTGTGTCcaaaggcagcaaacctctggatACCAGTGCTGGGAAGCAACAGCAACAGGGGGCCttagcctctgtgccttgtttgtATGTCTTTCCAGGGTGACTGGTTGGCTGCTTTATGAAACAGTATGCTGGCCTAGATgcccactggtctaatccagtagGCTGTATTTGTGTTCTTATGCTAATTTACACTTCCAAGAAGGCATGAACAGCATTTTCTTTGAATAAGGAAATTTCATTGCAACAGTATTTTGAAGAACATAGCAAAAAAACCTGGCTCATCACCTCCAATAGGAGCATTAATTAGATTTGTCTTTTCTTCTCTAGGTAATggctgaaaaattcctggagggcGAAGTGCCTCTGGAGATATTCCTTGAGCAGTTTTCCTCAATGAGGAAATTGTCCCATGTACGCCGGGTGAAAGTGGAAAAACTTCAGGAGACTCTGAGGAAGTCTCGGTCTTCACAAGAACCAGCCAAGGGCTCAGAATTCAACCATCAGCCTCCTTCTCACACATCACCTGGGCCTGCAAAACAGGAGCCAAAGAATGGCCTATCTGGAGGACCGCCCTTTCCTTTACCTTACAGTCTAACCCCCAGCATGCCTACTGGCCCTTTAGCTCACGGTGATCTCCAACCAGCTCTTTTTGCAGCGACACCTGTTACAGCAGGCCATGTTACTTCCTCTCAGCCAAGTATCCAGTCCCCATTTCCTTATAAACCGCCTGCAGGTTCTGGATACCCACCAATCTCGTCTGGTAGTTCAGTTCCCCATTCTCAGGCAGGAGATTCATCTTCATCTCTGGCAAACCCTTGGTCTCCATCCAGAGCACCTCCTCCTCGGCCTGGTTATCCCCAGCCTCCTTTTAGGGCTCCATCAACAGTGCCAGGGTTTCCTCAGCCTTTGCAGCCTCCTTATTTCTCATCTGGGGGGAATTCACAGTGTCCATATCCTacccagcctccagtgcctagTTTCCCTGTCCCCTCACAGCCTCCATATCCCATAAACCCAAACCCTTTCTTCAGTAATCCACCACCACCTGTACCCCCTCGAGGTCCTTCTTGGCCAGGATACTAGTCAGGGACACTAGGCAGGATTCCTCTTCTACAGCATTACCTGAGAAATTGACTCTTGCTAGCTGTTGAGACCTGAGGTGTTATCCTGAAAGACATCTTTGTGTAAGCATTATTACTGGTATCATATGTGAATCGACTGTAAGACCTCAGAAGGAATGCTGCTGTTGGAAGGTTCAGTGTATGTAGCAGTATGCATTGATTGTAGGCAGCCACTTGTGGCCAGTTGCACTGACCAGTTAATTGATTCAAGCCGTAGTAAAGCTGAGGTCCAGACACATTGCTAATGTGAACTGGCATTGTTCCAAATAATTAAGACCTTTGAGACATATGGTGCTTTCACATATGCTAAATAACACAGTTTCAGCCCACTTCAGCGACTAtgcaagtagattttgccatttcacacagtaaaatccagttgcaaaatgcattgaaagttgatCAAAAGTGTGTTAttttgtgtgtgaaagtgcccataCTTAGTGACAGTAATATAGATTCGGCTCCATGTGTTTGTATATGCACAcacgtgtgtgcatgtgtgtgtgtataattctATATACTTGCCAGGAAAGAAAGGCATATGAATTCTTGTGGCACTAAAAATTAATGGAAAGTAGATGGAGGGAACATTGTAGCCTTTGACATGCCTCAGAAGTAGTATGCTGACTAGCAGAACAGTGACGCCAACCCTGCCTCAAGTGCTCTCAGGTGCAGTCTTGTGTCCACGCAGTTTTCCATCCTGATGTGCCTACAGAGCACAGAATGTTTCTCTTGTCAGTGTATTTCCACCCTTTTAGGTTTTCACGTTTGTAACCCTTGTTTTCTGAATAGATGCACAGAAGGTACAGAATGGCTGCGTTAGGTGTATGGTGTATGTTAGTTAGGGGCAAGTGATGTTTGTTTAAGTCAGCACAGGAAAGCTGATTTATCGAAAGCTAGATTATGATGCTTTTTTGCACATGGGAACAATGGACAAAATACTAGCATCCCTGTTTCCATTGGTGAGTGTGATGTGCTGCACTGAAGCCTTGAGACATCTGTGGCTGAACTTATCCTGCTCCTTTTCTCTAGCAACCTACTACTAGGGTAGCAGAAGAGGTTCAATAATGATCCTCCCTCCTGTCCTCCTTGATTGTTGCCGCATTCCTCACAGTTGATGGGAGGAAATACTGGCGACCAATCAAGAGCACCCGGGGATCCTAATGGAAGAAGCTGGCTTTGCTAAGCACTTTATTCTCTTGCTTGCCTGTAATGTATTTATAAAACAAAAGAGACTACTAAATAGACTAGACAGGTTGAATGAATGCTTTTGGAACTTGATTAGAGTAATTCTATACATGATGAATTATGATAATAAAACTTGATGAATTGCACACAGAGTTACTGTTATGTCACTTTGGAAAAATCAAGCAGTGACTGGTTGGGATTTGTTATTGATCTATTTTCTTGCTTACTGAACATCCTCCCTTTGACCTCATTGTTCTTAGCAATAAAACCCTTCACCTTTCATCTCATACAGACATGGACTTTTCATATGATCTTTCCCCTTTTCTGTATTCCACTTAAGAGATCCGTTTGTGCAGCTTTCATTCCCATGGAACAATAAACTTTTCCCTTCTCAGCATCATTCAGATCAGGTTTTCTCTATTCTTTGAACTGTGATTTTCTttgttatattttgttttctaATCATTCTTTATTATCACCATCAATTTTTGCTTTTACTATAGGATAATTAAAAGTCGTCACCTGTCCTCCTTCCTGTGTCAATTTAATTCATCAGCTGTCAGTTACTCATCTTTGATCTTGCTTCTTATTTCATAATCAGCCTAACATTTGATAATGTCTTCTCCATTAGAATGCCAGCGTATGAGGCAAGACCAAAATGACAAAAAGGTGTTTAGGAACGCAGggtttcatttgtgtgtgtgtgtgtgtgtgtgaggagcaAGGAATATTTtgtaaaattgtttaaaaggatGACAAAGGAGAAAAATTGTTGATGATGGCATGATAAACAGTATACTTAAATTTTGGTCTTGTACAATCCCAAAAGCTTCACAACCCCTTAGCGTTTAATAGCTCTCCATTTCCTTCCCTTCTGACACAGATAAACATATTTGGATATACATGGcatttttgaaaagaaaaaaaaaatcccagcccaGTAGTGTGAGAGAAGAAAGTAATGCACAAAGAACActgtagaaaaaaaaacaaaacaggccaAGAGAAACAAAAATGAAATGTTAGAAAACTGCAACAAAGGATAGTTTGATTCATGCTGGGTGATGAGTGAAATCCTCACATACTGGGGATTATAGGTAGTCTGGTGGAAGTCATTTAATATATGTGGAATAACGCAGGTATAGAAACTATCTTTCTCCTTGGTTCTAGGCACTCTGTACTTCAAAGTTCTTCCATGTACAGATCTTGTAGTAGTTCTTCAGATATTTGAGTTGCATTTGAATTTATCAGAGAAAATACTGAAGCCTGTTTTTGGGCTTCACACTTAAAATCTGTTTTTTAAAGAGATTTTCTTCTCCCATGGATTTGAAGGCAGCCGTATACTTGACAATTCACAGTGGGTTATGGGTAGCTAGATACAATCCACATGAGTCCCACATCAGTTGTGATGGGTGTTTTCATGTAGTAAGTGTGTGGGTTGGATTTTAGGACTAGCTTTTTTGTATTCCCCTCCTAGCAGTCATTTCTGTTCCCGGGAAAGCTTATTTCTGGTGCTATGGTGTCCACATGCTTTAACAGGCACACAGGGCAGGAGGCTGCAACAAGGAGGGGGTGATTTCACCCCATCAACCTGAATGGCTGTTACACAATGCAGGCCTCGTGACTCCAGGAGTCAAATTCCCTGGAGTTGGAAaggactgttgtggggaggagaacatGAGAAAGATCTGCGACTCATCACCTTTAGCTGACAAACCATGGAGTCTAATCCTGTATCTTTACACTTCTTAGGAGCAGTTATTGCAAAGTGCAAAGGCTTCTTGCTTCGGAATAGTTTAGACTTAGAGGCACACTCCACAGACAGGAAAGTACAAACATGCCCTTTGTCCTTATAATTTTCTGTGCTTGTATTTGAGTAAAAAATGTCAGATACGATGCTCTGATTTCTGAACCTGTCTCAAACTTCATATTGGACAAAATTCAACCATAATTCATCACTTTTAAGTTCCATTGAACTCAACAGCAGAAAGTTAAAGGATGTGCTTGAAATAAGGGGGGTTTAAATCATGAGTTGCACTCACTGTCTTTTACATCTGACATGACTTTTTTCTTTGGATGGGTTTATccttttgtgtttgtgtgcttttgACTTGCACTAAAACTAGCAGTCAGGATTCTGATGGTGAAATCATTTAAGTTTCTCTGGGGATGGTGTTGCTTTGGGTAAAGGCAGTGGCACAAGCTTGAAGTAATCTGTTGTTATACCAGGATGTAAGCATAAAAACTTATACTGAAACTTTAGTAAGGTTCATGAATATGGGGACATTCAGCTCTGTATCTGAATCTCTGAATTTGCAGCGGAAAGTAAACTTTGACTGGACTCCCAGAGAATGCAATTAAACTCTATTTgtatacaaaaaaaaattgtgactTGTAAGGACTGGATgtcaataaattttatttctgatAAATATCTATGATGCTTTGAAAACTGTTATAAAAGTGATacaaactgatttgaaagaatttAGTCTCTGGGTATAGGGTAAATTGGTTTGAAAGAAAAGactccctccctcaaaaaaatCTTACTTCCTGATCTAGTTAATTTCACTCCAGAAAGTAACGATTTTTTTAACAGCTAGAAGATACTGGCTTAGAGGCATATGAAGGGGTTGCTGGCTAGATAGAGGAAGCACTGTGGAAATGAGCGCATATAAAACTTGTTCATAGGAACTGAGCCAGTATCTTGAATGGTAGCATTTTTAGTATgaattttaatatctttcaagACACTAAAATGTTTTGAAAGTTCCAAAAGTGCTCTGCCATGCTTATGATGGAAGGTAGGAGGCAAGTTGTACCTTCAAGACCcaaaaaattttattcagaat includes these proteins:
- the VPS37C gene encoding vacuolar protein sorting-associated protein 37C, encoding METFKDKTVDELKKLQEDSEEIERLALESNEVQNLQLEREMALATNRSLAEQNLTFQEPLETGRANLSDKYQDLQKLVERCQEQKAKLEKFSTAVQPDTLLNLLQIEGQKIEEESEVMAEKFLEGEVPLEIFLEQFSSMRKLSHVRRVKVEKLQETLRKSRSSQEPAKGSEFNHQPPSHTSPGPAKQEPKNGLSGGPPFPLPYSLTPSMPTGPLAHGDLQPALFAATPVTAGHVTSSQPSIQSPFPYKPPAGSGYPPISSGSSVPHSQAGDSSSSLANPWSPSRAPPPRPGYPQPPFRAPSTVPGFPQPLQPPYFSSGGNSQCPYPTQPPVPSFPVPSQPPYPINPNPFFSNPPPPVPPRGPSWPGY